A genomic segment from Gopherus evgoodei ecotype Sinaloan lineage chromosome 6, rGopEvg1_v1.p, whole genome shotgun sequence encodes:
- the LOC115653784 gene encoding avidin-like isoform X1, which translates to MGKIGFSLILTLALVTLSTSSERKCDLSGLWRNELGSLMEIDKVNDAGEFSGKYLTAVTATSNCIQSSPLKGAQHDTTQRSQPTFGFTVNWEKFSNSTTVFVGQCFVGDKGKETLRTMWLLREEVGSPGDGWRATRVGTNVFTRKRNLEPGKILQQHSPPCDTPAPPAQ; encoded by the exons ATGGGGAAAATCGGCTTCTCCCTGATCCTCACTCTGGCTCTGGTGACCCTCAGCACTTCTTCAGAGAGAAAG TGTGACCTGTCCGGACTGTGGAGGAATGAGCTGGGCTCGCTGATGGAAATAGATAAAGTTAACGATGCAGGAGAATTTTCCGGCAAGTACCTCACAGCTGTGACGGCCACCAGCAACTGTATCCAGAGCTCGCCCCTGAAGGGAGCCCAGCATGACACGACACAGAGGAGTCAGCCGACCTTTGGCTTCACTGTCAACTGGGAGAAGTTCTCGA ACTCAACAACCGTCTTCGTGGGCCAGTGCTTCGTTGGTGATAAAGGGAAGGAAACTCTGAGGACCATGTGGCTGCTGCGTGAGGAGGTCGGATCTCCTGGAGATGGCTGGAGAGCGACCAG AGTCGGCACAAACGTTTTCACCCGGAAACGAAATCTAGAGCCAGGAAAAATCCTTCAGCAGCACTCTCCACCCTGTGATACTCCAGCTCCGCCAGCACAGTGA